The nucleotide window AAAGTTGACCATGATGGTGTAGAGGTTTGCATCGGTGTCTTGACCGGGCGACTGAATGAAAGGACCACTTAGCGGACGACCGAATGGATCTTCTCCATAGCTTTTGAAGCGCTGCCACTCACCGTTTATAGAGACGTTATTCAGCACATCATATCGAAGCCCAAGTGTAATACTGTCGCCGTCTTTTCCACTGTAAGGGTCATTCTCATCACTTTTCTTTAAACTCTGACCATACACAGCGTATGGAGTCAGCTTGTTGATACGATAAGCCACACTTGCATACCAAGATGAATTGAAGTCGTTGGTTTGCCCCTCTGCAGTCAGCTTAAGTGCGTCAAATTCATATTCTGCACCTAACGTATAAATATCGGTTGTGGTATCCGGTGAATCCAACACCAACTGCCCACCGTTGATAACCGTTCGCTGGTCATATTTAGAGGTTAAATACGCGAAGTTCCAGCGATAGTATTCACCTGCCGCAACCAAGTTAATACCTCCTGAGTATTGAGTCTCTACTTCCACCACCAGTTGCGGATTAATGCGAAGGTCGTTGGTGTCTTTAAAACCAATATAAGGAGTGGCGGTCAACTGCAAGCTATCCGACAG belongs to Vibrio sp. 10N and includes:
- a CDS encoding sulfate ABC transporter permease: MKKRLLVVALGALSTSVSAAIDINDNLSVSGFGSLSWARSDNETPLMVNRSINDENCFDCDTILGLQLDYYNDAFNASVQVVKRPQDNWSEPQLEWAYLGYTVGSVQVRAGRLRLPLFLLSEYNYVGHAYNTARPPEEVYNALAGVTAYNGLSAVWNYPLSDSLQLTATPYIGFKDTNDLRINPQLVVEVETQYSGGINLVAAGEYYRWNFAYLTSKYDQRTVINGGQLVLDSPDTTTDIYTLGAEYEFDALKLTAEGQTNDFNSSWYASVAYRINKLTPYAVYGQSLKKSDENDPYSGKDGDSITLGLRYDVLNNVSINGEWQRFKSYGEDPFGRPLSGPFIQSPGQDTDANLYTIMVNFVF